The sequence TCTCATAACCAAATGCTCCTGAATTTCCACAAATTGCACCACCTGCTGTTCCTGGTATACCTACAAGCCCCTCGACACCTGTGAGTCCTCTTTCAGCCGACGTACTTACAAGCCTCTGAAGTGGAACCCCGGCTTCTATATTCAGATATATATAAATTCCATCTTCTCTTAAAGTTCCTATTCTTCGAAAAAATCGCAAGGATACAATGGCTCCTTGAATCCCGCCGTCTTTGATTAATAAATTAGTTCCTCCGCCAAGTGGGTAAAAAGGTAACTGAGCTCTCTTAAGTTCAACCAGCAGTTCTCTTAGAGATGTCAAATCCTGAGGAACTGCATATATATCAGCCGGGCCTCCAATCTTCAAAGATGTATGTCTACTCATCATTTCATTAAACTTTAGCTCACCTTTGAAAAAATCCTTTTGCTTAAAAACTTTCAAGTAAATATTCTTCATATTTATTTTTTAGTCCTTAATTTTTCGATTATATCTTCCCCAGTTTTCCATACATCGCCTGCTCCGAGAGTCAGACAAATATCACCCGGCCTCATTTCTGAGACAACATACTCTGAAACTTTATGCCTGTCATTTATATAAATGACTCTTGAAAATCCAGTTTCTTTTATCTTTTCTTCCAATTTAGATGAATCAATGTCTGCAATTGGCTTTTCACCGGCAGGATAAATATCAAGAAGCACAAGTGAATCTGCATAATGAAACGCTCCTGCAAATTCATCCAGTAGATCTTTTGTCCTCGTATATCTGTGAGGCTGAAACACTACAAATAATCGGCCTGATTTTTGTATAGTCTGCAATCCTTCTTTAACAGCCCTTAGTGTTGCACGTATTTCAGCAGGATGGTGGCCGTAATCATCATACACTTTTATGCCTCGCCCCTCACCCTTAAATTCAAGTCTTCTCTGAATACCCTCAAAATTTCTGAGTGCATCCATGATTATTGAACTGTCAATATCGAGAACCAGAGCAACACATATTGCTGCAAGGCTGTTGAGAACATTATGTTCCCCGGGTGCAGGAAGAACAAATTTCCCGAGAACTTCTCCTTTATAAATTACTTCAAAGCTTATTGACATAAATCCCTTTTTAATATTTATTGCCCGAAGTTGTGCTTCGTTATTAAATCCATATGTAATACATCTCCTTTGCACAAATGGGAGTAGTTCACGCACATGCTCGTTGTCAGCACAGACTATTGATACACCATAAAATGGAACTTTATTGATAAAAGAGAGGAATGCTTCTTTTAACTTATCAATTGTTTTAAAGAAATCCATATGCTCTCTATCTATATTAGTCACAACTGAAATTGTTGGAGAGAGCTTAAGAAATGAGCCATCGCTCTCATCAGCTTCAGCTACTATAAATTCTCCAAGCC is a genomic window of Nitrospirota bacterium containing:
- a CDS encoding UDP-N-acetylmuramate--L-alanine ligase, with product MFSKRFRVIHFVGIGGIGMSGIAELLSNLGYEVTGSDIRESETTTRLKSQNIKVYIGHKAENIDDAHVLVVSSAVHEDNPEVMEARKRSIPVIPRAEMLAELARLKYGILIAGAHGKTTTTSLISTILAHGGFDPTVVIGGRLKATGSNARLGLGEFIVAEADESDGSFLKLSPTISVVTNIDREHMDFFKTIDKLKEAFLSFINKVPFYGVSIVCADNEHVRELLPFVQRRCITYGFNNEAQLRAINIKKGFMSISFEVIYKGEVLGKFVLPAPGEHNVLNSLAAICVALVLDIDSSIIMDALRNFEGIQRRLEFKGEGRGIKVYDDYGHHPAEIRATLRAVKEGLQTIQKSGRLFVVFQPHRYTRTKDLLDEFAGAFHYADSLVLLDIYPAGEKPIADIDSSKLEEKIKETGFSRVIYINDRHKVSEYVVSEMRPGDICLTLGAGDVWKTGEDIIEKLRTKK